A stretch of Streptomyces sp. NBC_00250 DNA encodes these proteins:
- a CDS encoding FG-GAP repeat domain-containing protein codes for MATAVALASTFAGTAVAGTPAVSAATRSSVPSAATAVQPTPLAPSFFLSGILPSGQMYVYMRDGAGGFDSRSGAYVWPGLTRAVSVDPDLTGSQDGAYHVMSSGVVNQWRGGHLKQVATGWQQYTSVLSPGTLARTTHPDLLARDKQGVLWRFQLKADGTMAPRVRVGGGWNAYSQITGVGDLSGDTKPDIVARDKEGILWLYKGTGDGSKPFASRSRVGSGWNLFNKLIATGDVDADGRSDLLARDPQGGLWLYKGTRVASAPFKTRVKIGHGFQQYRDLF; via the coding sequence GTGGCCACGGCTGTCGCCCTGGCGTCGACCTTCGCCGGCACCGCCGTCGCGGGCACCCCTGCCGTGTCCGCCGCGACGCGGTCCTCTGTCCCGAGCGCAGCCACGGCCGTGCAACCGACGCCCCTCGCGCCGAGCTTCTTCCTGAGCGGGATCCTTCCCTCAGGTCAGATGTACGTCTACATGCGCGACGGGGCCGGTGGCTTCGACTCCCGCTCGGGTGCCTATGTCTGGCCGGGGCTGACGCGCGCCGTATCCGTGGACCCCGACCTGACCGGGAGCCAGGACGGCGCGTACCACGTCATGTCCAGCGGGGTCGTCAACCAGTGGCGCGGTGGGCACCTGAAGCAGGTGGCCACCGGATGGCAGCAGTACACGAGTGTCCTCTCGCCCGGCACTCTGGCCCGCACCACCCACCCCGATCTGCTGGCCCGTGACAAGCAAGGCGTCCTGTGGCGGTTCCAGCTCAAGGCGGACGGCACGATGGCCCCGCGCGTCCGTGTCGGCGGCGGCTGGAACGCGTACTCGCAGATCACCGGAGTCGGCGATCTCTCCGGCGACACCAAGCCGGACATCGTCGCCCGTGACAAGGAGGGCATCCTCTGGCTGTACAAGGGCACGGGTGACGGGAGCAAGCCGTTCGCTTCGCGCAGCCGGGTCGGCAGCGGCTGGAACCTGTTCAACAAGCTGATCGCCACAGGCGACGTCGACGCAGACGGGCGAAGCGACCTCCTCGCTCGCGATCCTCAGGGCGGCCTGTGGCTCTACAAGGGCACCCGCGTGGCTTCCGCCCCGTTCAAGACTCGCGTCAAGATCGGTCACGGCTTCCAGCAGTACCGGGACCTCTTCTAA
- a CDS encoding fic family toxin-antitoxin system, toxin component, producing MELNIDVPWILQVAEAAGADDPAPDDYGVPVAAVARHRAELFEQPVYDGPYAKAAALIHTLGRCRWLERSNLAVAAATGVMYLEAAGISVKPAREDAVALKDLLLDPACSAGRIAGLLRSWPTAS from the coding sequence ATGGAACTGAACATCGACGTTCCCTGGATCCTGCAGGTCGCCGAGGCGGCCGGAGCCGATGACCCGGCCCCCGACGACTACGGCGTCCCGGTCGCGGCCGTCGCCCGTCACAGGGCTGAGCTGTTCGAGCAGCCCGTCTACGACGGCCCCTACGCCAAAGCCGCCGCCCTGATACACACCCTGGGACGGTGCCGCTGGCTGGAGCGCTCCAACCTTGCCGTCGCCGCGGCGACCGGCGTCATGTACCTCGAAGCCGCCGGAATCTCCGTCAAGCCCGCCCGCGAGGACGCCGTCGCCCTGAAGGACCTGCTCCTCGACCCCGCCTGCAGTGCCGGGAGAATCGCCGGCTTGCTGCGGAGCTGGCCCACGGCCAGCTGA
- a CDS encoding DUF998 domain-containing protein translates to MTTVDHRSTLSAAAATGTPATRGATRSLLTCAVLASPLWTVVALTQAATRDGFDITRHPLSALSNGSLGWLQIANFLAVGALFALGATGLRRALHGTPGGTWAPRLVRVSGLGMIAAGVFVMDPADGFPVGTPYGMPAELTWHSYAHFAAGSITFLSMIAACYVLARHFSRVGNRGYAVLARIGGTALLLGNGWSMGGGTAGTLTLAVGVMTAMFSISLIAGHYRRSH, encoded by the coding sequence ATGACCACCGTCGACCACCGCAGCACCCTTTCCGCCGCCGCTGCCACCGGCACCCCGGCCACCCGGGGCGCCACCCGCTCCCTGCTCACCTGTGCGGTCCTGGCGTCTCCGCTGTGGACGGTCGTCGCCCTGACCCAGGCCGCCACCCGGGACGGCTTCGACATCACCCGCCACCCGCTGAGCGCGCTGAGCAACGGCTCCCTCGGCTGGCTCCAGATCGCCAACTTCCTGGCCGTCGGTGCCCTGTTCGCCCTCGGGGCGACCGGCCTGCGCCGGGCCCTGCACGGCACTCCGGGGGGCACCTGGGCGCCGCGGCTGGTACGGGTCTCCGGCCTCGGCATGATCGCGGCGGGCGTGTTCGTCATGGACCCGGCCGACGGTTTCCCGGTCGGCACCCCTTACGGAATGCCCGCCGAACTCACCTGGCACAGCTACGCCCACTTCGCCGCCGGTTCGATCACCTTCCTCTCGATGATCGCCGCGTGCTACGTCCTGGCCCGTCACTTCAGCCGCGTCGGCAACCGTGGGTACGCCGTCCTCGCCCGCATCGGCGGCACCGCCCTCCTGCTCGGCAACGGCTGGTCGATGGGCGGCGGCACGGCGGGCACGCTGACCCTGGCCGTGGGCGTCATGACCGCGATGTTCTCGATCTCCCTGATCGCCGGCCACTACCGCCGAAGCCACTGA
- a CDS encoding dienelactone hydrolase family protein codes for MQFISEQRLDDGVLEREFTLGEIPGTLWTPESAAPAPLILMAHNNGLPRAASRLVARARHSAACGYAVASIDAPGCGDRPRSAADEQARADLWRAMQAGEPVDEIFESFIGPLVEKAVPEWRTTLDGLLALPEIGGPVGYSGWAAVGIRLAVAEPRIAAAGLFAGGYVPLAQREEARQVTVPLLFLLQWDDEGNPRQRALDLFDAFGSKEKTLHANLGGHVGTPWFEVEDGNRFYDRHLR; via the coding sequence ATGCAGTTCATTTCCGAACAGCGTCTCGACGACGGCGTCCTTGAGCGCGAATTCACCCTCGGCGAGATTCCCGGCACCCTGTGGACGCCTGAATCCGCCGCACCGGCCCCGCTGATCCTGATGGCCCACAACAACGGCCTGCCCAGGGCGGCATCCCGGTTGGTGGCCCGGGCCCGGCATTCTGCGGCTTGCGGCTACGCGGTGGCCTCGATCGACGCTCCCGGGTGCGGTGACCGGCCCCGTTCCGCCGCCGACGAGCAGGCCCGCGCCGACCTCTGGCGGGCGATGCAGGCCGGTGAGCCGGTCGACGAGATCTTCGAGTCCTTCATCGGCCCGCTGGTCGAAAAGGCGGTCCCGGAATGGCGGACCACCCTGGACGGCCTCCTTGCGCTGCCCGAGATCGGCGGTCCCGTCGGGTATTCGGGGTGGGCGGCCGTCGGCATTCGGCTGGCGGTGGCCGAGCCGCGTATCGCGGCCGCCGGGCTCTTCGCCGGGGGGTACGTTCCCCTCGCCCAGCGCGAGGAGGCGCGGCAGGTCACCGTTCCGCTGCTGTTCCTTCTGCAGTGGGACGACGAAGGGAACCCCCGGCAGCGGGCTCTGGACCTGTTCGACGCCTTCGGCAGCAAGGAGAAGACGCTGCACGCCAATCTGGGCGGGCACGTCGGCACCCCTTGGTTCGAGGTGGAGGACGGGAACCGGTTCTACGACCGGCACCTGAGGTAA
- the tpg gene encoding telomere-protecting terminal protein Tpg has translation MSMFGDGLEKAVQKAFTRPAPKSAGAQMRYLVKQLKGTKAVAQMLRISQRTVERYVKDQIKKPRAELAARLEAEVKKRWQPQIRAKAKEKASSTGGIIIDTQARLGYTAPIGSTDQDRIRHLTVALPPQYAARLFRAQDAGATDTELQQIAAEGLKEIYFQDGGRRAGSLEEVRFTDIEHLEFDL, from the coding sequence ATGAGCATGTTCGGGGACGGCCTCGAAAAGGCGGTGCAGAAGGCGTTCACCCGCCCGGCGCCCAAGAGCGCCGGCGCGCAGATGAGGTACCTGGTCAAGCAGCTCAAGGGCACCAAGGCGGTCGCCCAGATGCTGCGGATCTCCCAGCGCACCGTCGAGCGGTACGTGAAGGACCAGATCAAGAAGCCCCGCGCGGAACTCGCCGCCCGCCTGGAGGCCGAGGTCAAGAAGCGGTGGCAGCCGCAGATCCGGGCGAAGGCCAAGGAGAAGGCGTCGAGCACCGGCGGCATCATCATCGACACCCAGGCCCGGCTCGGCTACACCGCCCCGATCGGCTCGACCGACCAGGACCGCATCCGCCACCTGACCGTGGCCCTGCCCCCGCAGTACGCCGCACGCCTCTTCCGGGCCCAGGACGCCGGCGCCACCGACACCGAGCTCCAGCAGATCGCGGCCGAAGGCCTCAAGGAGATCTACTTCCAGGACGGCGGCCGCCGAGCCGGCTCGCTGGAAGAAGTCCGCTTCACGGACATCGAGCACCTGGAATTCGACCTGTAG
- a CDS encoding lamin tail domain-containing protein yields the protein MSASSTARRIAATVLAAGAMVSVAALPASAHDGDRHRTPKVEISRVQADSPGRDNRSVRSLNAEWVEITNNSRHAINLDGWTLKDEDGHRYKFDDFRLAGRSTVRVHTGEGRDTRTDLFQDRRNYVWDNHSDTAILRDDRGRTVDTESWGHRHHR from the coding sequence ATGTCTGCTTCTTCGACCGCCCGTCGTATCGCCGCGACCGTCCTCGCGGCCGGCGCCATGGTGTCCGTCGCCGCCCTGCCGGCCTCCGCCCATGACGGCGACCGTCACCGGACGCCGAAGGTGGAGATCAGCCGTGTCCAGGCCGACAGCCCCGGACGTGACAACCGCAGTGTGCGGTCGCTGAACGCCGAGTGGGTCGAGATCACCAACAACTCCCGCCACGCGATCAACCTCGACGGCTGGACCCTGAAGGACGAGGACGGCCACCGCTACAAGTTCGACGACTTCCGTCTCGCCGGCCGCTCCACGGTCCGCGTCCACACGGGTGAGGGCCGCGACACCCGCACGGACCTGTTCCAGGACCGCCGCAACTACGTGTGGGACAACCACTCCGACACCGCGATCCTCCGCGACGACCGCGGCCGCACCGTAGACACCGAGTCCTGGGGCCACCGCCACCACCGCTGA
- a CDS encoding YciI family protein, producing the protein MRYLMTTRPSDTAPDEQLYAEMGKFVEELTAAGVLLATGGLAPGGILVSSAGDEITVTDGPFAEAKEAVAGFALIEVRSKEEAIELARRFRRIVGDGESVVQEVFGP; encoded by the coding sequence ATGCGCTACCTGATGACGACCAGGCCTTCCGACACCGCCCCCGACGAGCAGCTGTACGCCGAGATGGGCAAGTTCGTCGAGGAGCTGACGGCCGCCGGTGTGCTGCTGGCCACCGGCGGCCTCGCGCCGGGCGGCATCCTGGTGAGCTCCGCCGGCGACGAGATCACGGTGACGGACGGACCGTTCGCCGAGGCCAAGGAAGCCGTGGCCGGCTTCGCGCTGATCGAGGTCCGGTCCAAGGAGGAGGCGATCGAACTGGCCCGCCGCTTCCGCAGGATCGTCGGCGACGGCGAGAGCGTGGTCCAGGAGGTCTTCGGCCCCTGA
- a CDS encoding sigma-70 family RNA polymerase sigma factor, whose amino-acid sequence MLDAHRTIDAVWKLESAKIIAGLTRMVRDVGLAEELAQDALVAALEQWPGSGIPDNPAAWLMTTAKRRAVDHIRRSERLTRKQQQLAHELEQQQDTEERETPEQDDVLRLMLLSCHPVLPTEARAALTLRLLGGLTAEEIARAFLVTGTVITQRIAAAKRTLAEQRVPFDLPDEAELAERLSSVLEVIYLIFNEGYSATSGDDLMRPGLCLEALRLGRLLAESAPQEAEVHALVALMEIQASRSAARTGPSGEPVQLHEQNRGRWDQLLIRRGFTAMLRAREAGGTPGPYLLQAAIAVTHAQARTAEDTDWARIADLYGALARLLPTPIVQLNRAVALGMAHGPQAGLDLVDSLTTDPALRDYHLLPSVRGDLLLRLDRRQEARLEFLRAVALTGNASERAFLRRRAEQITVTGPSLPTLGQAAHDFLSRDALNAATVHSYGQTLRRLCRALGEHTPLAALTADQVAQTFATAWGGTEASTWNRHRSAVRSFSTWTSANDLAAQLDRRTETRPRARALTAEQLDELWSHPDLPLRERTLWRLLHESAAGVKAVLSLDIENLDLDDRRARTSRGWVNWRAGTARLLPRLLADRTRGPVFLSDRRPGPARTPEPADLCPDTGRRRLSYERAEYLFKERTKSLDPTHHGYTLRRLKPPPEPH is encoded by the coding sequence GTGCTCGATGCCCATCGCACCATTGACGCGGTCTGGAAACTCGAATCGGCCAAGATCATCGCCGGGCTCACCCGGATGGTGCGCGACGTCGGACTCGCCGAGGAACTGGCCCAGGACGCGCTCGTCGCCGCGCTCGAACAGTGGCCCGGCTCCGGCATCCCGGACAACCCCGCGGCATGGCTGATGACCACCGCCAAAAGACGCGCCGTCGACCACATCCGGCGCTCCGAGCGCCTGACGCGCAAACAGCAGCAGCTCGCCCACGAGCTCGAACAGCAGCAGGACACCGAGGAGCGGGAGACCCCCGAACAGGACGACGTCCTGCGACTGATGCTCCTCTCCTGCCACCCGGTCCTACCGACCGAGGCCCGCGCCGCACTGACACTCCGACTGCTCGGCGGACTGACCGCCGAGGAGATCGCGCGGGCCTTCCTCGTCACCGGGACGGTGATCACCCAACGCATCGCCGCGGCCAAGCGGACGCTGGCCGAGCAACGCGTACCGTTCGACCTGCCGGACGAAGCGGAGCTGGCCGAACGCCTCTCGTCCGTCCTCGAGGTCATCTACCTGATCTTCAACGAGGGGTACTCGGCGACCTCCGGCGACGACCTGATGAGGCCCGGCCTCTGCCTCGAAGCACTACGACTGGGCCGCCTGCTGGCCGAGTCGGCACCCCAGGAAGCCGAAGTGCACGCGCTCGTCGCTCTGATGGAGATCCAGGCCTCGCGCTCGGCCGCACGCACCGGCCCGTCCGGCGAGCCCGTCCAACTGCACGAACAGAACCGGGGACGCTGGGACCAACTCCTCATCCGCCGCGGCTTCACCGCGATGCTGCGCGCCCGAGAAGCCGGTGGAACACCCGGCCCGTACCTGCTGCAGGCGGCGATCGCCGTGACCCACGCCCAGGCGCGTACCGCCGAGGACACCGACTGGGCGCGGATCGCCGACCTGTACGGGGCGCTGGCGCGGCTGCTGCCGACACCGATCGTCCAGCTCAACCGGGCGGTCGCACTCGGAATGGCGCACGGACCACAGGCGGGCCTCGACCTGGTCGACTCCCTGACCACCGACCCCGCGCTGCGCGACTACCACCTCCTGCCCAGCGTCAGAGGAGATCTGCTCCTCCGCCTGGACCGGCGCCAGGAAGCGCGGCTGGAGTTCCTCCGGGCCGTGGCACTCACCGGGAACGCCTCCGAACGCGCCTTCCTGCGTCGGCGCGCGGAGCAGATCACCGTCACCGGACCCTCCCTCCCGACCCTCGGACAGGCCGCGCACGACTTCCTGAGCCGCGACGCCCTGAACGCCGCGACCGTCCACTCGTACGGACAGACCCTCCGGCGCCTGTGCCGCGCCCTCGGCGAACACACCCCTCTGGCCGCCCTGACGGCCGACCAGGTGGCGCAGACGTTCGCGACGGCCTGGGGAGGCACCGAGGCCAGCACCTGGAACCGCCACCGCTCGGCCGTCCGCTCCTTCAGCACCTGGACGTCGGCGAACGACCTCGCGGCACAGCTGGACCGCCGCACCGAGACCCGCCCCCGCGCCCGGGCACTGACAGCGGAACAACTCGACGAGCTGTGGAGCCACCCGGACCTGCCCTTGCGCGAACGGACGCTGTGGCGCCTCCTCCACGAGTCCGCGGCCGGAGTGAAGGCCGTCCTGTCCCTCGACATCGAGAACCTGGACCTGGACGACCGCCGGGCCCGCACGAGCCGCGGCTGGGTGAACTGGCGCGCCGGAACCGCCCGTCTCCTGCCCCGGCTGCTGGCCGACCGGACCCGCGGCCCGGTCTTCCTCTCCGACCGACGCCCCGGCCCTGCCCGGACGCCCGAGCCCGCGGATCTCTGCCCGGACACAGGCCGCAGGCGCCTGTCCTACGAGCGGGCCGAGTACCTGTTCAAGGAGCGGACGAAATCCCTCGACCCGACACACCACGGCTACACCCTCCGCCGGCTCAAGCCCCCACCGGAACCGCACTGA
- a CDS encoding AAA family ATPase has product MIVWLNGTHGAGKTTTSALVQQLIPDSRVLDAEKVGETLMDITPGLPRTDNFQHWPPWRPLVVETARRVLDYTGGTLVMPMTVLVERYWREISEGLAHHTIPVRHFVLHADRKTLRERIANDTVVGPDSPFRLTYLEPYAEAARTWLHREAEVVDTTHLTPAQTARRIAEAVKG; this is encoded by the coding sequence ATGATCGTATGGCTCAACGGCACCCACGGCGCGGGCAAGACGACGACCAGCGCACTCGTACAGCAGCTGATCCCGGACTCACGGGTGCTCGACGCCGAGAAGGTCGGCGAGACCCTCATGGACATCACCCCGGGGCTGCCGAGAACGGACAACTTCCAGCACTGGCCGCCGTGGCGCCCCCTCGTGGTCGAGACCGCCCGCCGCGTACTCGACTACACCGGCGGCACTCTGGTGATGCCCATGACGGTCCTGGTCGAGCGGTACTGGCGCGAGATCAGCGAGGGCCTCGCCCACCACACGATCCCGGTACGCCACTTCGTCCTCCACGCCGACCGGAAAACCCTCCGCGAGCGCATCGCGAACGACACCGTGGTCGGCCCCGACTCCCCGTTCCGCCTCACCTACCTGGAGCCCTACGCCGAGGCGGCGCGCACATGGCTGCACCGCGAGGCCGAGGTCGTCGACACCACGCACCTCACACCCGCGCAGACCGCCCGGCGGATCGCCGAGGCGGTCAAGGGCTGA